Proteins from a single region of Flavobacteriales bacterium:
- a CDS encoding FAD-binding protein, translating into MKDVNFVISAQDYGNEQLVGHAVSQASGIPISEMAGFQELKRSIDARNRNIKFNLNVRVYAKGETPEEHHPKFEKREFQDVSKKEHVVIVGAGPAGLFAALRLIELGIKPIILERGKNVRDRRRDLAAINKEHIVNPESNYCFGEGGAGTYSDGKLYTRSTKRGDVNRILSTFIQFGAEDDILVNNHPHIGTNKLPQIITTIREQIIACGGEVRFNSKLTDIHLNGSEIAGVVINQEEKLPTKKLILATGHSARDIYELLHKKGIEIEAKQFAMGVRVEHAQELINSIQYHGVSCETLPPAAYALVDQVNGRGVYSFCMCPGGIIAPCATALGEIVTNGWSPSKRNNPFANSGIVVPVEPEDYKQFASAGPLAGLRYQQYVEQTVCKMAGGTQTAPAQRLSDFISGKLSSDLPVNSYKPGTVSMQLSQVLPKALHQRLRGGFQEFGKKMRGYLTNEAVAVAVESRTSSPVRIPRNENGEHPQIKGLFPCGEGGGYAGGIVSAAIDGESVVDNLVTIR; encoded by the coding sequence ATGAAAGACGTCAACTTCGTCATATCCGCACAAGACTACGGCAACGAGCAACTTGTCGGTCACGCAGTTTCCCAAGCTTCCGGAATTCCTATTTCCGAAATGGCAGGTTTTCAAGAACTGAAACGTTCCATAGATGCGCGAAATCGAAACATCAAGTTCAATCTCAATGTTCGTGTTTATGCCAAAGGTGAAACGCCCGAAGAACATCATCCAAAGTTTGAGAAACGTGAATTTCAAGATGTATCTAAGAAAGAACATGTTGTAATTGTTGGCGCTGGTCCAGCAGGGCTGTTTGCTGCATTGCGATTGATTGAGCTAGGCATCAAACCCATCATTCTCGAGCGCGGAAAGAATGTTCGCGACCGAAGACGCGATCTGGCCGCCATCAATAAAGAACACATCGTCAATCCAGAAAGCAATTACTGCTTTGGCGAAGGCGGTGCAGGAACGTATTCAGACGGAAAACTCTACACACGTTCTACCAAACGTGGCGATGTCAATCGTATTCTCAGCACCTTCATTCAGTTTGGTGCCGAAGATGATATTCTGGTGAACAATCATCCACATATCGGAACCAATAAACTGCCGCAGATCATCACTACCATCCGCGAACAGATCATTGCTTGCGGAGGCGAAGTGCGTTTCAATTCCAAACTCACCGACATTCATTTGAATGGAAGCGAGATTGCTGGCGTTGTCATCAATCAGGAAGAAAAACTTCCAACCAAAAAGCTCATTCTCGCTACAGGTCATTCAGCCCGAGATATTTATGAGTTGCTACACAAAAAAGGAATTGAAATAGAGGCCAAGCAATTCGCCATGGGTGTTCGCGTGGAACATGCGCAAGAACTCATCAATTCCATTCAGTATCACGGAGTGAGTTGCGAAACCTTACCGCCAGCGGCCTATGCGTTGGTTGATCAGGTAAATGGAAGAGGCGTTTATTCGTTCTGCATGTGTCCAGGGGGAATTATAGCACCATGTGCTACTGCACTAGGTGAAATCGTGACCAACGGCTGGAGTCCAAGCAAGCGCAACAATCCATTCGCCAATTCAGGAATCGTTGTTCCTGTGGAACCCGAAGATTACAAGCAGTTTGCATCTGCTGGTCCGTTGGCTGGTTTGCGCTATCAGCAGTATGTGGAACAGACGGTTTGCAAAATGGCAGGCGGAACGCAAACTGCACCAGCGCAGCGTTTATCCGATTTTATTTCAGGGAAATTGAGTTCAGATCTTCCAGTTAATTCCTACAAACCCGGAACGGTTTCCATGCAGCTTTCCCAAGTCCTTCCTAAAGCCTTGCATCAGCGCTTGCGCGGAGGTTTTCAGGAATTCGGGAAGAAAATGCGAGGTTATCTCACAAATGAAGCTGTGGCTGTTGCCGTTGAAAGCAGAACATCATCGCCTGTTAGAATTCCTCGAAATGAGAATGGCGAACATCCACAGATCAAAGGACTTTTCCCTTGTGGAGAAGGTGGAGGTTACGCAGGCGGAATTGTTTCTGCAGCTATCGATGGTGAAAGTGTTGTAGACAACCTCGTTACGATTCGGTAA
- a CDS encoding PorT family protein — protein sequence MHSAGKNILLSTIIGLAFILFNTDAFAQFPLKFKEKKQLNLTKYDRKLMHFGFSLGMNYTDLAVKNIGNIQSLDSVFVVEPKGGVGFNLGIVSDLRMGEHFNLRFIPGISFVGRSMEYTLREMDTVSVVYDKTVNSVYLEVPIYFKFRSRRINNWRVYIIGGGKFMYDMATKEDVKTDEVILKMKKEDYTWDLGVGVDFYLEYFKLSTEVKMAFGLNNLMVKDQTVFTNSIQSLQSKTFLFSLYFE from the coding sequence TTGCACAGCGCAGGAAAAAATATTCTCCTTTCGACCATCATTGGCCTGGCCTTCATCCTTTTCAACACGGATGCATTCGCGCAATTCCCATTAAAGTTCAAAGAGAAGAAGCAGCTCAACCTTACCAAGTACGATCGGAAACTGATGCACTTCGGCTTTTCGCTTGGCATGAATTACACCGACCTCGCGGTTAAGAATATCGGCAACATCCAATCGCTCGATTCCGTTTTTGTGGTCGAACCAAAAGGAGGAGTAGGCTTCAATCTCGGAATTGTCTCCGACCTCCGAATGGGCGAACATTTCAACCTCCGTTTCATTCCCGGAATCTCCTTCGTTGGCCGTTCCATGGAATACACTTTGCGCGAAATGGACACCGTTTCGGTGGTGTACGACAAGACCGTCAATTCCGTCTATCTCGAAGTTCCGATCTACTTCAAATTCCGTTCGCGTAGGATCAACAATTGGCGCGTTTACATCATTGGCGGAGGAAAATTCATGTACGATATGGCCACCAAAGAAGACGTGAAAACAGACGAGGTCATTCTTAAAATGAAGAAGGAAGACTACACATGGGATCTAGGTGTCGGGGTCGATTTCTACCTCGAATACTTCAAACTTTCAACCGAAGTAAAAATGGCCTTCGGGCTCAATAATCTCATGGTAAAGGATCAAACCGTCTTTACCAATTCCATCCAGTCGCTCCAATCCAAAACCTTCCTTTTCTCGCTCTATTTCGAGTAA
- the hisS gene encoding histidine--tRNA ligase produces MAIKLNTPKGTRDFSPAEMVRRNYIFDTIKSVFKKYGYQPIETPAMENSETLMGKYGDEGDRLIFKILESGDFLKDAWRLLDGNGNLMEVNKSEIAFIEQDLEKLKSFLFEKITGFIGSRREEAKTFEDLDFLMEMTMAEISANVGGYFFSDKSDVYNEIMLLLRFGYLKYITESVDYFVPEEDNAEPFSRYFSYLTSKDQETLNSLVQSDLDKFFSEDEFTLRIAALLTRLEAGKLAKYISAKAMRYDLTVPFARYVVQHRNEITFPFKRYQVQPVWRADRPQKGRYREFYQCDIDVIGSDSLLNEVEMVQVVDEVFSKLNVPVTVKINNRKLLAAIAEVIGAPDAFVDITVALDKLDKIGEEKVIVELKERGILDASTEKLLPLMRFQGNTSEKLSFLKSYLASSEIGQKGIAEVSEVLETAQKLISNKTVLELDLTLARGLNYYTGAIFEVRSNIEGTLSSSISGGGRYDDLTGIFGMPNVSGVGISFGADRIYDVLQEANLFPEFTSDSTQVFFVNFGAEEANYCLSLVKQLREAGVNTELYPDKAKMQKQMTYANNNSIPFVAMVGTKEMEEGKIGVKNMVTGEQSSVSVSELITIVTK; encoded by the coding sequence ATGGCTATAAAATTAAATACCCCAAAAGGAACCCGCGATTTTTCTCCTGCCGAAATGGTGAGGCGGAACTACATTTTTGATACGATAAAAAGCGTCTTCAAGAAGTATGGTTACCAGCCCATCGAAACGCCTGCCATGGAAAATTCAGAAACCCTGATGGGAAAGTATGGTGATGAAGGTGATCGGTTGATTTTTAAGATTTTGGAAAGTGGAGACTTTCTGAAAGATGCTTGGAGACTCCTTGATGGGAATGGCAACCTTATGGAGGTAAACAAAAGTGAGATTGCATTCATCGAACAGGATTTGGAGAAACTTAAGAGCTTCTTGTTCGAGAAGATTACGGGTTTTATTGGTTCGCGAAGAGAAGAGGCTAAAACATTCGAAGATTTAGATTTTCTCATGGAAATGACAATGGCTGAAATCTCAGCGAATGTTGGTGGGTATTTCTTCAGCGATAAATCCGATGTTTACAATGAGATTATGCTCCTTCTTCGGTTTGGCTATCTTAAGTATATCACAGAATCTGTCGATTATTTTGTTCCTGAAGAAGATAATGCAGAACCGTTCAGTAGATATTTCAGCTATTTAACATCTAAGGATCAGGAGACTTTGAATTCTCTTGTTCAGTCAGATCTAGACAAGTTTTTCAGTGAGGATGAATTCACTTTGCGGATTGCAGCTCTTTTGACTAGACTTGAAGCTGGCAAGTTGGCAAAGTACATTAGCGCAAAGGCTATGCGCTACGACCTCACCGTTCCCTTTGCACGTTACGTAGTTCAGCACAGAAACGAGATCACGTTTCCGTTCAAGCGGTATCAAGTGCAGCCGGTTTGGCGTGCCGACCGTCCACAGAAAGGCCGCTACCGCGAATTCTATCAGTGTGACATCGATGTGATCGGTAGCGATTCGCTTTTGAATGAAGTGGAAATGGTGCAAGTGGTTGATGAGGTTTTCTCCAAGCTGAATGTGCCTGTAACTGTCAAGATCAATAATCGAAAACTGCTGGCCGCTATTGCCGAAGTGATTGGCGCGCCAGATGCTTTTGTGGATATTACCGTTGCCTTGGATAAACTCGATAAGATAGGAGAGGAGAAGGTGATCGTTGAATTGAAGGAGCGCGGCATTTTAGATGCTTCCACCGAAAAACTGTTGCCTTTGATGCGTTTCCAAGGAAACACATCTGAGAAATTGAGTTTCCTCAAAAGCTATTTGGCAAGCAGCGAAATCGGGCAGAAAGGAATTGCAGAGGTTTCGGAAGTATTGGAAACCGCGCAGAAACTCATTTCCAACAAAACCGTACTCGAACTCGACCTCACACTCGCCCGTGGATTGAATTATTACACAGGAGCTATTTTCGAAGTGCGTTCCAATATTGAAGGAACACTTTCAAGCAGCATTTCAGGTGGTGGACGCTACGATGACCTCACGGGAATTTTTGGTATGCCCAATGTTTCTGGCGTTGGTATTTCCTTCGGTGCCGATCGCATTTACGATGTGCTTCAAGAAGCGAATCTGTTTCCCGAATTCACATCTGACAGCACACAGGTTTTCTTCGTCAATTTTGGCGCAGAAGAAGCGAATTACTGTTTGAGCTTGGTTAAGCAGCTTCGCGAAGCAGGCGTTAATACCGAACTCTATCCCGATAAGGCCAAAATGCAGAAGCAGATGACCTACGCCAACAACAATTCCATTCCGTTTGTGGCTATGGTTGGCACCAAGGAAATGGAAGAAGGTAAGATCGGAGTGAAGAATATGGTGACGGGAGAGCAGAGCTCTGTTTCGGTTTCGGAATTGATCACCATCGTTACTAAATAG
- a CDS encoding YdcF family protein, producing the protein MAIFIILIALTHRTATAKDNPTVIYDAIIVPGYPFNPDGKMNVIYKMRLHWANELYRRGIAKNIIVSGSAVHSPYVEARIFALYLEEMGVDPEHVIIEDRAEHSLENVFYSLELAKEHGFETVAVATDLFQSGMIQFLGKKHDLKVDFIPANIGFIVSKKWKSFNGTIDYCQAYVDDFTPLKERESKKDRLNGTRGYKWMEENPLTLNTEGL; encoded by the coding sequence ATGGCAATCTTTATTATATTGATTGCTCTCACGCACAGAACGGCTACTGCAAAGGATAACCCTACGGTAATATACGATGCGATCATTGTTCCTGGATATCCGTTCAATCCTGACGGAAAAATGAACGTGATCTATAAAATGCGACTTCATTGGGCCAATGAGCTTTACAGAAGAGGTATTGCCAAAAACATTATTGTCTCTGGAAGTGCAGTTCACAGTCCTTACGTTGAAGCACGGATTTTCGCATTGTATCTAGAAGAAATGGGCGTTGATCCAGAACATGTGATCATTGAAGACCGTGCAGAACACAGCTTAGAAAATGTATTCTATTCGTTAGAATTGGCTAAAGAGCATGGATTTGAAACCGTTGCGGTCGCTACCGATCTTTTCCAATCGGGAATGATTCAATTCCTTGGTAAAAAACATGACTTGAAAGTAGACTTCATCCCCGCGAACATTGGATTTATCGTATCGAAGAAATGGAAATCATTTAACGGCACCATTGACTATTGCCAAGCGTATGTTGATGATTTCACACCACTAAAAGAGCGCGAATCGAAGAAAGACCGGTTGAACGGAACACGCGGATACAAATGGATGGAGGAAAATCCATTGACCTTGAATACGGAAGGTCTATAA
- a CDS encoding TIGR02646 family protein has product MEREERWTANWVQRNEEHKKFNWPQYQLQKLNTVLLPDLQSDNQFHCCYCDAHPVQGVSSDTIDHFKPKSIYPDLAFRWENLFYCCSACQEEKLEQFEEGLIKPDFPGFSFEKYFHFNAKTGEIEPNSIATEEVRGKAEVTIRIMGLNEKGRPTTRLKMLRLHFAQFNAGGVDIDDLPYRFIFAL; this is encoded by the coding sequence GTGGAACGGGAAGAAAGGTGGACGGCCAACTGGGTTCAAAGAAATGAAGAACACAAAAAGTTCAATTGGCCACAGTATCAGCTTCAAAAGCTGAACACGGTCTTACTTCCAGACTTGCAATCTGATAACCAGTTCCATTGTTGCTATTGTGATGCGCATCCCGTTCAAGGCGTAAGTTCAGATACGATTGACCATTTCAAACCTAAATCTATTTATCCTGATTTAGCTTTCCGCTGGGAAAATCTATTCTATTGTTGTTCTGCTTGCCAAGAAGAAAAATTAGAGCAATTTGAGGAAGGGCTAATTAAACCTGATTTTCCAGGATTTAGCTTTGAGAAATATTTTCACTTTAATGCGAAAACGGGAGAGATTGAGCCGAATTCCATTGCAACTGAAGAAGTTCGAGGTAAGGCTGAAGTTACTATTCGTATAATGGGTTTAAATGAAAAAGGTCGCCCTACAACAAGATTGAAAATGCTTCGATTACATTTTGCGCAGTTTAATGCTGGTGGCGTGGATATAGATGATCTCCCTTACCGTTTCATCTTTGCATTATAA
- a CDS encoding T9SS type A sorting domain-containing protein has product MKKTKLFLAAMLAGISVSSVAQAQTARLEVIHNAADAIAAEVDVYVNGGATPFLDDFAFRTSSGFVDVPAGVDLNIGIALSNSTGPGDILFTLPAVNLTAGETYIAIANGIVSPTGYSPTPAFGLDVYAAARETASGGAGTNDVLVYHGATDAPMVDVDELAVVGGQAVNDLSYSEFQGYLTLGVEDYLLQVQAASSGAAVAAYDAPLATLGVDGAALTILASGFLDPSMNSNGASFGLFVSTGAAGALLELPTPEARVEIIHNSADAAAAIVDVFVNGAEAVPNFEFRTTTGFITLPAGMPLAIDVAPDGAGIGGSVGTINIPFLASGETYIAIANGIVSGSGYSPAPAFGLDIYAGAREAATSSATNTDVLVYHGSTDAPTVDVAETGVGAGTVVNDISYGEFQGYLELGTLDYVLTIQDATGSVNVASFGAPLATLMTEGAALTVLASGFLDPSMNSNGAGFGLWASVGAGGALIPLSNVTGIEDVESIRNAVMFPNPTNDNATMFFDLADDTNINVEVINTMGQQVVVKTFGEMLSGNHRVEIPASELAPGFYFVNLRTDNGVVSTKLQVVR; this is encoded by the coding sequence ATGAAAAAAACAAAACTCTTTCTCGCAGCAATGCTCGCTGGTATTTCAGTAAGTTCTGTTGCACAAGCTCAAACCGCACGGTTAGAAGTGATTCACAACGCTGCAGATGCCATTGCTGCTGAGGTGGATGTGTACGTAAATGGTGGCGCCACTCCATTTCTCGATGATTTTGCATTCAGGACCTCATCAGGTTTTGTAGATGTTCCTGCAGGAGTAGATCTGAATATCGGAATCGCTCTTTCAAACAGTACGGGTCCTGGAGATATCCTATTTACGCTACCAGCAGTTAATCTTACTGCAGGGGAAACCTACATCGCCATTGCAAATGGTATTGTAAGTCCAACCGGTTATTCACCAACTCCAGCATTCGGTTTGGATGTATATGCTGCCGCTAGAGAGACAGCTTCTGGAGGAGCTGGAACAAATGATGTTCTTGTTTACCACGGAGCAACAGATGCTCCAATGGTAGATGTAGATGAGTTGGCTGTAGTAGGAGGTCAGGCGGTAAATGACCTTTCTTACTCAGAATTCCAAGGTTATTTGACTTTGGGTGTGGAGGATTACTTGTTACAAGTTCAAGCCGCTTCAAGTGGTGCGGCAGTGGCAGCTTACGATGCGCCTTTGGCCACCTTGGGTGTTGATGGTGCTGCTTTGACCATCTTAGCATCAGGATTTTTGGATCCATCTATGAACAGCAATGGAGCTTCATTCGGTCTGTTTGTTTCCACTGGAGCTGCTGGTGCACTTTTGGAACTTCCTACTCCAGAAGCGCGAGTAGAAATCATTCACAACTCGGCTGATGCTGCAGCAGCAATTGTAGATGTGTTTGTAAACGGTGCTGAGGCTGTTCCAAATTTTGAGTTCAGAACAACCACTGGTTTCATTACGCTTCCAGCAGGTATGCCATTGGCGATTGATGTAGCTCCAGATGGAGCTGGAATTGGAGGTTCGGTAGGAACCATCAACATTCCATTCCTTGCATCTGGCGAAACGTACATTGCCATTGCAAACGGTATTGTAAGCGGTTCAGGTTATTCGCCAGCGCCTGCATTTGGTTTGGATATTTATGCAGGAGCTCGTGAAGCGGCTACATCAAGTGCAACAAACACAGATGTGTTGGTTTACCACGGTTCTACAGATGCACCAACAGTAGATGTTGCCGAAACCGGTGTTGGCGCAGGAACTGTTGTTAATGATATTTCTTACGGTGAGTTTCAAGGATATCTTGAATTAGGAACACTTGATTACGTATTGACAATTCAGGATGCAACTGGTTCTGTAAACGTTGCATCATTTGGTGCACCTCTTGCAACACTCATGACTGAAGGTGCAGCACTAACGGTGCTTGCTTCAGGTTTCCTCGATCCAAGCATGAATTCAAATGGTGCTGGATTTGGCCTTTGGGCATCTGTAGGTGCAGGTGGCGCTTTGATTCCGTTGAGCAATGTGACAGGAATTGAAGATGTTGAGTCTATCCGCAATGCTGTGATGTTCCCAAATCCAACGAACGACAATGCAACCATGTTCTTTGACCTTGCTGATGACACAAACATCAATGTAGAGGTGATCAATACAATGGGGCAACAAGTGGTTGTGAAGACCTTCGGAGAGATGCTTTCTGGAAATCATAGAGTTGAGATTCCAGCTAGCGAATTGGCTCCTGGATTTTATTTTGTAAACCTTCGCACCGATAACGGTGTTGTATCTACTAAACTGCAAGTAGTTCGATAA
- the ubiE gene encoding bifunctional demethylmenaquinone methyltransferase/2-methoxy-6-polyprenyl-1,4-benzoquinol methylase UbiE: MFDNIAHRYDFLNRSLSMGIDIIWRKKAIAQLKELKPKTILDVATGTGDFALEAMSLNPDKITGVDISVGMLELGKKKIAKKNLSNKIEMVVGDSENLPFQDNTYDAATVAFGVRNFENLQKGLTDINRVLRPGGKLVVLELSTPKKFPVKQLFGFYFNNILPLFGKMLSKDDSAYTYLPESVNAFPDGEDFKKVMTAAGFKQNTSKSLTFGICSLYTGIKA; encoded by the coding sequence ATGTTCGATAATATCGCGCATCGCTACGATTTCCTTAATCGTTCGCTTTCAATGGGAATCGATATTATTTGGCGCAAGAAAGCCATCGCGCAGCTGAAAGAACTGAAGCCAAAAACCATTTTAGATGTGGCAACGGGCACGGGCGATTTCGCTTTGGAAGCAATGAGTCTGAACCCAGACAAGATCACGGGAGTGGACATTTCTGTCGGCATGCTTGAACTTGGAAAGAAGAAGATTGCCAAGAAAAACCTTTCCAATAAGATTGAAATGGTTGTGGGCGATTCTGAAAATCTTCCGTTCCAAGACAATACTTACGATGCTGCCACCGTTGCCTTCGGGGTGAGAAATTTTGAGAATCTTCAAAAAGGCTTGACAGACATCAATCGTGTTCTGCGGCCAGGCGGAAAGCTAGTGGTGTTGGAACTTTCTACGCCAAAGAAGTTTCCGGTCAAGCAATTGTTCGGATTCTACTTCAATAATATTCTTCCTTTGTTCGGGAAAATGCTGTCTAAAGATGATTCGGCCTACACGTATTTGCCCGAATCGGTAAATGCTTTTCCAGACGGAGAAGATTTTAAAAAAGTAATGACAGCAGCAGGTTTTAAACAGAACACTTCCAAGTCGCTCACGTTTGGAATCTGTAGCTTATATACTGGCATCAAAGCCTGA
- a CDS encoding DUF1295 domain-containing protein, protein MKKTIFSLLFAVIAIPLVAVFFDSTMSDDQIEIIKVLAVVYVITALMSFIISELSKNYSQVDKLWSVIPLVYVWIITFMSDFEPRALLMATVATVWGVRLTYNFNRRGGYSLRFWEGEEDYRWEVLRRNPILQNRWVWKLFNFFFISFYQHGLLMLITLPMVAVVGSEVPLGVIDFLLAMSFVGFVAYETIADQQQWVYQNEKHRLRKNKLPLEVKYEKGFIAEGLWSLSRHPNYFAEQSIWVVFYLFSVAATGSWFNWSICGSVLLIMLFQGSANFSEGITAEKYSRYKEYQKRVPKFIPRVVLPSLVGPRALSEPNI, encoded by the coding sequence ATGAAAAAGACAATATTTTCCTTACTATTTGCAGTCATTGCCATACCACTTGTAGCTGTATTCTTTGATAGCACTATGAGTGATGATCAAATTGAAATCATTAAAGTTTTAGCGGTTGTTTATGTTATCACTGCTTTGATGAGTTTCATCATTAGTGAACTCTCAAAAAACTATAGTCAAGTAGATAAGCTTTGGAGTGTCATTCCACTCGTGTATGTTTGGATAATCACGTTCATGTCAGACTTCGAACCAAGGGCTTTACTTATGGCTACAGTTGCTACGGTTTGGGGCGTTCGACTGACCTACAACTTTAATAGGCGTGGAGGCTATTCTCTTCGATTCTGGGAAGGAGAAGAAGATTATCGATGGGAGGTTTTGCGAAGAAATCCAATACTTCAGAATCGTTGGGTTTGGAAACTCTTCAATTTCTTTTTCATCAGTTTCTATCAACATGGATTATTGATGCTAATCACTTTGCCGATGGTAGCCGTAGTCGGGTCAGAGGTTCCATTAGGTGTGATCGATTTTCTATTGGCTATGTCTTTCGTGGGATTTGTTGCCTATGAAACCATTGCAGACCAACAGCAATGGGTCTATCAGAATGAGAAGCACAGATTGCGAAAGAATAAGCTTCCGTTGGAGGTCAAATATGAGAAGGGATTTATAGCAGAAGGACTTTGGAGCTTGAGTCGCCATCCAAATTACTTTGCAGAGCAGAGCATTTGGGTTGTATTCTACTTGTTCAGCGTTGCCGCAACGGGAAGTTGGTTCAATTGGAGTATTTGCGGTTCGGTGTTGCTTATCATGCTTTTCCAAGGAAGCGCAAACTTCAGTGAGGGAATTACAGCTGAGAAATACAGTAGGTATAAGGAATACCAAAAACGAGTCCCCAAGTTTATTCCGCGTGTAGTTCTACCAAGTCTCGTTGGACCCAGAGCTCTTTCAGAACCGAATATCTGA
- a CDS encoding SRPBCC family protein — MKLHEQRYQQFLPISLEEAWDFFSAPQNLNEITPDDMNFEILTKEIPRMYAGQIVQYNVKPFPFFTTGWVTEITHVEERRYFVDEQRFGPYAMWHHQHHFQEQENGVLMTDILHYRVPLGIVGKLVNTLFIQRKVKGIFEYRFKLLENKFGKPVLTKAENN, encoded by the coding sequence ATGAAACTTCACGAACAACGTTATCAGCAATTTCTACCCATTTCATTGGAAGAAGCCTGGGATTTCTTTTCAGCACCGCAGAATCTGAATGAGATAACGCCTGATGATATGAATTTCGAAATTCTCACCAAAGAAATTCCCAGAATGTATGCGGGGCAGATCGTTCAGTATAATGTCAAACCGTTTCCATTTTTTACAACGGGTTGGGTCACGGAGATAACCCATGTAGAAGAAAGACGATATTTTGTGGATGAACAGCGTTTTGGACCGTACGCCATGTGGCATCATCAACATCATTTCCAAGAACAGGAAAATGGTGTGCTTATGACCGATATACTTCACTATCGTGTTCCACTTGGTATTGTTGGTAAGTTGGTCAACACCCTTTTCATACAGCGAAAGGTTAAAGGCATATTTGAGTACCGTTTCAAGTTACTTGAGAACAAGTTTGGTAAACCTGTGTTAACAAAGGCAGAAAACAACTGA
- a CDS encoding TIGR01777 family oxidoreductase — protein MANVLITGGSGSIGRRLIKKLQSNGHAVSIIGRTQHEELDVPSFTWNLQKGTLDERALKDVTHIIHLAGAGIADKPWSPSRKQEIIESRVKPLQLLAEVLKRRNQRIAAIISSSAVGYYGAITTDEIYEEEDEAAQDFLGSTCKMWEQAVMLFKPVADREVRVRTGIVLMKHDGALPKLAAPVKIGFGAAIGSGKQWMPWIHIDDLVAIYVSAVEDKNLHGAYNAVAPEHDNQSNFIKKTGKALSRSVFLPPVPGFLIKTIMGEMSKVVTEGSRVSSQKIVDSGFEFKHSQLQEALNDLLK, from the coding sequence ATGGCAAACGTTCTCATTACAGGTGGTTCAGGTTCAATTGGCAGAAGGCTCATTAAAAAGCTACAGTCCAATGGTCACGCAGTATCTATAATTGGACGAACGCAGCATGAAGAATTGGATGTTCCAAGCTTCACTTGGAATCTTCAGAAAGGAACGTTGGACGAGCGTGCGTTGAAAGATGTAACGCACATTATCCATCTTGCTGGTGCTGGCATTGCAGACAAACCTTGGTCGCCATCGCGCAAGCAGGAAATCATTGAAAGCCGTGTGAAACCGCTTCAATTGTTGGCTGAAGTACTGAAGCGAAGAAATCAACGGATTGCAGCAATTATTTCATCGTCTGCAGTTGGGTATTACGGAGCAATAACTACTGATGAGATTTACGAAGAAGAAGACGAAGCTGCGCAAGATTTTCTTGGTAGTACCTGCAAAATGTGGGAGCAAGCAGTTATGTTGTTCAAGCCTGTGGCCGATAGGGAAGTAAGAGTGAGAACTGGTATTGTGCTGATGAAACATGACGGTGCACTACCCAAATTGGCTGCTCCGGTCAAAATTGGATTTGGGGCTGCAATTGGTTCTGGAAAACAATGGATGCCATGGATACATATTGACGATCTGGTAGCCATCTATGTCAGCGCTGTGGAGGATAAGAACTTACACGGAGCGTATAATGCTGTAGCTCCAGAACACGACAACCAATCCAACTTCATTAAAAAAACCGGAAAGGCACTTAGCCGATCGGTATTTCTGCCTCCTGTACCCGGATTTCTCATTAAAACAATAATGGGCGAAATGTCTAAAGTGGTGACGGAGGGATCACGGGTTTCATCACAAAAAATTGTGGATTCCGGATTCGAATTCAAACATTCGCAGTTGCAAGAAGCGCTAAACGACCTACTTAAATGA